A genomic region of Colletotrichum destructivum chromosome 1, complete sequence contains the following coding sequences:
- a CDS encoding Putative heavy metal-associated domain, HMA, heavy metal-associated domain superfamily: MLYCLPDFLHNYRSVLRSPLRRSRRPFTMTVSYPFQTVFAVPMTCDSCVKDVSDSLYKLGGITKVEANLEDQLLSVEGTAAPSSIVDAIQATGRDAILRGSGGSNSAAVSILESFYRTNGAQPASSKLDEESDREVRGLARMVQVSPTTTLIDLTLRGVAPGSYRATIREYGNLAEGASSTGPVWSGGSGGDAANAKGFLGVFDIGKDGRGSAYLDKPFQIWEVIGHAMVVSRQDESAGSLKNDLDTVVGVIARSAGVWDNDKTVCSCTGKTLWEERKDEVNKGML; this comes from the exons ATGCTCTATTGCCTACCTGACTTCCTCCACAACTATCGCTCCGTGTTACGAAGCCCGCTGCGGCGAAGCAGACGACCATTCACGATGACCGTGTCATATCCTTTTCAG ACCGTTTTCGCCGTCCCCATGACATGTGACAGCTGCGTCAAGGACGTTTCAGACTCGTTGTACAAGCTGGGGGGCATCACTAAGGTCGAGGCCAACCTCGAGGACCAATTGCTTTCTGTCGAGGGCACAG CCGCACCATCCTCGATCGTTGACGCTATCCAAGCCACGGGGAGGGACGCTATCCTGCGAGGCTCGGGAGGATCAAACA GCGCGGCTGTCAGCATCCTTGAGTCCTTTTACCGTACCAATGGTGCCCAACCTGCATCTTCGAAGTTGGACGAAGAATCAGACCGAGAGGTCAGGGGCCTGGCTAGAATGGTGCAGGTTTCCCCTACCACAACGCTAATCGACCTGACGCTACGCGGCGTGGCCCCCGGCTCCTACCGTGCGACCATCCGTGAATACGGTAACCTGGCTGAAGGCGCGTCATCGACGGGCCCTGTCTGGTCGGGGGGCAGCGGAGGtgacgccgccaacgccaaaGGGTTCTTGGGCGTCTTTGACATCGGCAAGGATGGCAGAGGCAGCGCGTACCTCGATAAGCCCTTTCAGATCTGGGAAGTCATTGGCCATGCCATGGTTGTCTCGAGACAAGACGAGTCTGCAGGGTCATTGAAGAATGACCTGGACACCGTAGTCGGCGTGATTGCCAGGAGTGCCGGCGTTTGGGATAACGACAAGACAGTCTGCTCATGCACCGGCAAGACATTatgggaggagaggaaggatGAAGTCAATAAGGGTATGCTCTAA
- a CDS encoding Putative large ribosomal subunit protein uL13 — protein sequence MSQTIGLTRLSYSRVWHHVSASAPHETLSTQPGVTPPSLGRLASRIAVLLMGKHKPTWDPSTDCGDYVVVTDCAALHVTGRKKWQKTYYRHNTRPGSLQAVTMDVLMAKHGGAEVLRKAVSGMLPKNRLRAPRLARLKAFEGEAHPYKKNVIRFGDVPVGQHGWEEQVKAIREADSERI from the exons ATGTCGCAAACCATTGGCCTG ACTCGCCTTTCCTACTCTCGGGTATGGCACCACGTCTCCGCCTCAGCCCCCCACGAGACCCTTTCGACCCAGCCGGGCGTCACGCCCCCgtccctcggccgcctcgcctcgcgcATCGCTGTGCTGCTGATGGGGAAGCACAAGCCGACCTGGGACCCCTCCACGGACTGCGGCGACTACGTCGTCGTAACGGACTGCGCGGCGCTGCACGTCACGGGCCGCAAGAAGTGGCAGAAGACGTACTACCGACACAACACCCGGCCCGGCTCCCTGCAGGCCGTCACCATGGACGTGCTGATGGCGAagcacggcggcgctgaGGTGCTGCGCAAGGCCGTCAGCGGCATGCTTCCCAAGAACAGGTTGCGCGCTCCTAGGCTGGCGAGGCTGAAGGCGTTTGAGGGTGAGGCCCACCCGTACAAGAAGAACGTCATCCGGTTCGGCGACGTTCCCGTCGGGCAGCACGGGTGGGAGGAGCAGGTCAAGGCGATCCGGGAGGCGGATTCGGAGAGGATATGA
- a CDS encoding Putative uricase has translation MSYLASARYGKDNVRVYKVERDGATQTVTEMTVCCLLEGDIDTSYTAADNSVVVATDSIKNTIYIKAKENPVNPPELFASILGAHFLDTYAHIHTANIKIVQHRWTRMTIDGKPHPHSFFRDGEETRNVEARVSRHEGIALASAIQKLTVLKSTGSAFHGFVRDEYTTLPETWDRILSTDVDAGWTWKFSDLAAVRAAVPRFDPAWQAARDITMKTFAEDESASVQNTMYKMCEQILAAVPEVLTATYSLPNKHYFEVDLSWHKGLKNTGKDAEVYAPQSGPNGLIKCEVGRKPETAKL, from the coding sequence ATGTCTTACCTCGCCTCCGCCCGCTACGGCAAGGACAATGTCCGCGTCTACAAGGTCGAGCGCGACGGCGCCACCCAGACCGTCACTGAAATGACCGTCTGCTgcctgctcgagggcgacatCGACACGTCGTACACAGCCGCCGACAACAGCGTCGTTGTCGCCACTGATTCCATCAAGAACACCATTTacatcaaggccaaggagaaccCCGTCAACCCTCCTGAGCTCTTCGCCtccatcctcggcgcccacTTCCTCGACACCTACGCCCACATCCACACTGCCAACATCAAGATCGTCCAGCACCGCTGGACCCGCATGACCATCGACGGCAAGCCGCACCCTCACTCCTTCttccgcgacggcgaggagacTCGCAATGTCGAGGCTCGCGTCTCTCGCCATGAAGGCATCGCTCTCGCCAGCGCCATCCAGAAGCTCACCGTCCTCAAGTCCACCGGCTCCGCCTTCCACGGTTTTGTCCGCGACGAGTACACCACCCTCCCTGAGACCTGGGACCGCATCCTCTccaccgacgtcgacgccggctgGACCTGGAAGTTTTCggaccttgccgccgtgaGGGCCGCCGTGCCCCGCTTCGACCCGGCGTGGCAGGCCGCCCGCGACATCACTATGAAGACCTTTGCCGAGGATGAGAGCGCCAGCGTGCAGAACACAATGTACAAGATGTGCGAGCagatcctcgccgccgtccccgagGTCCTGACCGCCACCTACTCCCTGCCCAACAAACACTACTTTGAGGTCGACCTCAGCTGGCACAAGGGGCTCAAGAACACGGGCAAGGACGCAGAGGTCTACGCCCCACAGTCCGGGCCCAACGGTCTCATCAAGTGCGAGGTCGGGCGCAAGCCCGAGACGGCCAAGTTGTGA
- a CDS encoding Putative HR1 rho-binding domain, rapamycin-insensitive companion of mTOR domain, Pianissimo family has translation MLGASSQSQKALSPQQSASSVNTLNPRPSFEREASAGGLQPPSASANASRSLGASGVSFGPRGSSLNPSIAPGSFSSELRSQMMPSRSGSRGDIYSIDKVDEEDSATAAEQTLAALREQLNREMKIKDGSENMLEALNAKKAKQTKEQRAKVEAELNASNQRIKILRQKIADASRFKPTPTTPTRQRTNDALYSSANNGLRSPPSASRSGAGSDNEEAAEQSPTFLLAELLQALEQEGMPPEYYVSRGNSLVDLFRRHPTLKYDLVWSVFGLRMQVMLLSEAREVVAAGYRMIRYAISDVGSLKKIRSLNTDIIVVTSLIKDRKADLEREQALKFVRAFLDVKDGVKELSRAVVRTVAAVAEQAEDRLRSICLETLAEIMLRDPALAVASGGLAPLSEALIEGTYKSPESLTTSYMHVLDSPQKRVYLRSGYDLEVLFTAFTDIVLANETLLKQNAKAITKILKSWPGLMILTMHESRALKSLLTSMVLPQPTIRETVIDLVYLLLRIKSPSWASSFLAGRRLTTYGRVASLKSIPNQTSSATASPMEEDSGEQNFMDHYTALLLATFVKAGLLENLLQVARTSEPQLSRKTCLLIGEVLKLSSRLLPSSWSNDLPLLPELFAAATQFKDDNRFIASGIVYQISSVSRTLYRSSPSVATAGTLPSNDSMGNLADMHRKSNAGTVVQEGAIRQLLVESNVLNSSNYLKWNWDVISRIIEGPLQDGKRLDEVNRVSKFMNRIMSFYRPFKHRFSDLSSNKNTQKYVRVGCALMHTLLQSHEGVDYLQDHKMLRQIAECLAQCDPSSGLTSTDPMFSPGRLQSTLCAGYFPMLGVLSGDPRGLELLQRWRMFNMMYHILGHKQRPDLIKLLLSNFDYSIPGHPRVLIEQALTSGTREIRITATNALRKYATRPFDASQSSHGKVDWKWAIEKLCDQLYDPEVEVCRTAVKILEKACNKKAYLEYVVQCRPTMDHLGEIGAPLLLRFLSSSIGYHYLDGVDYISNEMDDWFLGRNDSYVGVIETSLAKAFLENPEEHQNRMNMVDEAQAEAEPENHIPPHFYRELARTQEGCKLLSDKGHFAEFASTIKEYGMQSEDPELLLKVKASMWAVGNVGSMELGAPFIESCDVVEDIVKIAEEHEVMSLRGTAFFVLGLISRSAHGLEILSECGWDANLSPRGESLGFCIPNNLSRFFSFKPWDHAIASKITLPDSQKTFLTPPPATVARPPLEKEELPAFTNELATNQRILDLVVDLGNMVLYKRAMGELMQIRQHKVPGFRCPKMFKRVMTMLEYNHYRLPIRRMVLEMFDKSVLRRIVFGEDSDSGSDEDEDDGVNESSSGDENRTERQRSISDPSELGKDIPTRAERSNSQSSADTESSAETA, from the exons ATGCTGGGCGCCTCCAGCCAGTCTCAAAAGGCACTGTCGCCTCAGCAGTCTGCGTCGAGCGTCAACACCCTCAACCCACGACCGAGTTTCGAGCGCGAAGCGAGCGCGGGCGGCCTCCAGCCgccctctgcctctgccaATGCATCGAGAAGCCTGGGCGCCTCAGGCGTCAGCTTCGGCCCGCGAGGCTCCTCGCTCAACCCCTCCATCGCGCCCGGGAGCTTCAGTTCTGAGCTGCGCAGCCAGATGATGCCATCTCGATCTGGCTCCCGGGGCGATATCTACAGCATCGAtaaggtcgacgaggaagattCCGCCACGGCTGCCGAGCAGACACTTGCAGCTCTCAGAGAACAGCTGAATCGTGAGATGAAGATCAAGGATGGCAGTGAAAACATGTTGGAAGCTTTGAATGCGAAGAAAGCGAAGCAGACAAAGGAGCAAAGGGCCAAGGTCGAAGCCGAGCTCAACGCGTCCAATCAGCGGATCAAGATTCTGCGGCAGAAGATTGCAGACGCTTCGAGGTTCaagccgacgccgacgactcCAACGAGACAGAGGACCAACGATGCGCTGTATTCTTCCGCCAACAATGGACTGCGCTCTCCGCCCAGTGCCTCTCGCAGTGGTGCTGGGTCCGAcaacgaggaggcggccgagcAGTCGCCTACCTTTCTTCTAGCCGAGTTGCTCCAGGCCCTAGAGCAGGAGGGTATGCCTCCGGAATACTATGTCAGCCGAGGCAACAGCCTAGTCGACTTGTTTAGACGACACCCCACCCTCAAGTATGACCTGGTGTGGTCTGTCTTTGGTCTGCGTATGCAGGTCATGCTCCTCAGCGAGGCCAGAGAAGTAGTAGCCGCTGGCTACCGCATGATACGATATGCCATCTCAGATGTGGGCTCCCTAAAAAAGATCCGCAGTTTGAATACTGACATCATTGTTGTGAC ATCTTTGATCAAAGACCGCAAGGCTGATCTGGAGCGCGAGCAGGCTCTGAAGTTTGTCAGAGCCTTCTTGGATGTAAAAGATGGAGTTAAAGAATTGTCACGCGCCGTGGTTCGAACTGtggctgctgttgctgagcAGGCTGAAGACCGCCTGCGGTCCATCTGCCTGGAGACGCTTGCTGAGATCATGCTTCGTGATCCTGCCCTAGCAGTCGCATCCGGTGGCCTGGCACCACTCTCTGAGGCCTTGATCGAAGGTACCTACAAGTCGCCAGAGTCTCTCACAACATCCTACATGCATGTTTTGGACAGTCCGCAGAAGCGGGTTTACCTGCGCTCTGGTTATGATCTGGAGGTCCTCTTCACAGCGTTCACAGACATTGTCTTGGCCAACGAGACTTTGTTGAAACAAAATGCCAAGGCCATCACCAAGATTCTCAAGAGCTGGCCTGGTCTGATGATACTGACAATGCACGAATCCCGCGCTCTCAAGTCGCTACTGACCAGCATGGTACTTCCCCAGCCCACCATCCGAGAAACCGTCATCGATCTCGTTTACCTACTCCTTCGGATCAAATCTCCTTCATGGGCTTCCTCTTTTCTTGCTGGCCGCCGTTTGACGACGTACGGACGGGTTGCTAGCCTCAAGTCCATCCCGAACCAGACTTCATCAGCGACGGCGTCCCCCATGGAAGAAGATAGCGGAGAGCAGAACTTCATGGACCACTACACCGCCCTTCTTCTGGCAACATTCGTCAAGGCCGGTCTTCTGGAAAATCTCCTCCAGGTCGCACGGACCAGCGAGCCGCAGCTGTCAAGGAAGACATGCCTCCTTATCGGAGAGGTGCTGAAGCTGTCAAGCAGGCTCCTTCCCTCATCATGGAGCAACGATCTCCCTCTGCTTCCAGAAttgttcgccgccgccacccagTTCAAAGACGACAACCGATTCATTGCCTCCGGTATAGTTTATCAGATTAGCTCGGTGAGCAGGACGCTGTACAGGAGCTCGCCGTCTGTTGCCACAGCTGGAACCCTGCCGTCTAATGACAGCATGGGCAACCTCGCGGACATGCATCGCAAGAGCAACGCCGGGACTGTGGTTCAAGAGGGCGCAATCCGACAGCTCCTGGTTGAGTCTAACGTCTTGAACAGCTCCAACTATTTGAAGTGGAACTGGGACGTCATTTCCAGAATAATCGAAGGGCCGCTTCAAGATGGAAAGCGGTTGGACGAGGTCAACAGAGTGTCCAAATTCATGAACAGGATCATGAGCTTCTACCGGCCTTTTAAGCACAGGTTCTCTGATCTCTCGAGCAACAAAAACACGCAAAAGTACGTCAGGGTAGGATGTGCTTTGATGCATACTCTCCTGCAGTCCCACGAGGGTGTCGACTACCTGCAGGATCATAAGATGTTGCGGCAGATAGCCGAGTGTCTGGCTCAATGCGACCCG AGCAGCGGGCTGACGTCGACGGACCCTATGTTCTCTCCTGGTCGCCTGCAAAGCACGCTTTGCGCTGGCTACTTCCCCATGCTCGGCGTCCTCAGCGGTGACCCCAGGGGcttggagcttctgcagcgTTGGAGAATGTTCAACATGATGTATCACATCCTCGGCCACAAGCAGCGCCCCGACCTGAtcaagctgctgctctccAACTTCGACTACAGCATCCCAGGCCACCCGCGGGTGCTTATAGAGCAAGCATTGACGTCTGGTACGCGAGAGATTCGCATCACGGCGACGAACGCTCTGCGAAAGTATGCGACTCGGCCTTTCGATGCGTCACAATCTTCCCACGGCAAGGTTGACTGGAAGTGGGCAATCGAAAAGCTGTGTGACCAGCTGTACGACCCCGAGGTAGAGGTCTGCCGCACTGCGgtcaagatcctcgagaaGGCATGCAACAAGAAGGCATACCTGGAATACGTTGTCCAGTGCCGCCCAACAATGGACCACTTGGGAGAAATCGGCGCTCCTCTCCTCCTGCGGTTCCTGTCTTCTTCCATCGGCTACCACTacctcgatggcgtcgattATATCAGCAACGAAATGGACGACTGGTTCCTCGGCCGGAACGACTCGTACGTCGGAGTGATCGAGACCAGCTTGGCCAAGGCGTTCCTCGAGAATCCGGAGGAGCATCAGAACCGCATGAACATGGTGGATGAGGCTCAAGCGGAGGCGGAGCCAGAGAACCACATTCCGCCGCACTTCTATCGCGAGCTCGCACGCACCCAAGAAGGCTGCAAGCTACTGAGCGACAAGGGACACTTTGCCGAGTTTGCCAGCACCATCAAAGAGTATGGGATGCAGTCGGAAGATCCAGAGCTCTTGTTGAAAGTCAAGGCGTCAATGTGGGCCGTTGGTAATGTCGGATCGATGGAGCTCGGTGCCCCTTTTATCGAATCGTGCGACGTTGTGGAGGACATTGTGAAGATCGCCGAAGAGCACGAGGTCATGAGTCTGCGCGGCACCGCTTTCTTCGTGCTTGGACTGATCTCTAGATCCGCTCACGGCCTGGAGATCCTTTCAGAGTGCGGATGGGACGCAAATCTTTCGCCCAGGGGAGAGTCCTTGGGATTCTGCATCCCTAACAACCTGTCCAGGTTCTTCTCGTTCAAGCCCTGGGATCACGCCATCGCCTCCAAGATCACGTTGCCAGACTCGCAAAAGACGTTTCTGactccgccgccagccacGGTAGCGCGTCCGCCTTTGGAGAAGGAAGAGCTGCCGGCCTTCACCAACGAACTAGCCACCAACCAACGAATTCTCGATCTTGTCGTTGACCTCGGTAACATGGTGTTGTACAAACGCGCCATGGGCGAGCTGATGCAGATCAGGCAGCATAAGGTGCCGGGTTTCAGATGCCCAAAGATGTTCAAGCGCGTCATGACGATGCTCGAATACAACCACTACCGTTTACCTATCAGACGAATGGTACTAGAGATGTTCGACAAGAGCGTCCTCCGGCGGATTGTCTTTGGCGAAGACAGCGACAGTGGGTctgatgaggacgaggacgacggagTCAATGAGTCATCGTCTGGCGACGAGAACCGAAcagagaggcagaggagcATTTCGGATCCTTCAGAGCTAGGAAAGGATATCCCGACGAGGGCGGAGCGGTCGAACAGCCAAAGCTCGGCAGATACGGAGAGctcggcggagacggcgtAA
- a CDS encoding Putative thiaminase-2/PQQC, pyridoxamine kinase/Phosphomethylpyrimidine kinase, thiaminase II — translation MVQGRVLVIAGSDSSGGAGLEADQKVIAAHGCYAMTATTALTAQDTTGVHDIHHVPQEFLVKQIDACVGDIGVDVVKTGMLASPTTIGTVVEALKRHKIPRVVVDPVMIATSGAELLPREAVAELLEGLLRLTTVLTPNIPEAKLILEDSGYKSIEVKNVRDLDEMARSVQALGPEWVLVKGGHAPFKADFTVAETEEEKAVVVDVLYGQGEFLHIQSPYQSSTNTHGTGCSLASAIASNLAKGLSVPEAARSACRYIEAAIKTAPGFGKGHGPLNHFHSVQTLPFAPGRFIEYMLARPDVKDVWKTFVYHPFVMAMGDGTLPMDSFKKYLIQDYLYLVHFARANALASYKAKNIADIAAGATIVSHITREMSLHIDYCKDFGITVPEIEATEEHQACTAYTRYVLDVGMSEDWIALQMALAPCLLGYGAVAKQLHGDAKTKRDDNTYWKWIENYVADDYVGAVKTGSELIERHAVLQSPSSIERLVKIFIHGTKMEIGFWEMFPSR, via the exons ATGGTCCAGGGACGGGTTCTCGTTATTGCCGGCTCTGACAGCTCGGGGGGAGC CGGTCTAGAGGCAGACCAGAAGGTGATCGCGGCTCACGGCTGCTATGCCATGACCGCCACGACGGCCCTGACGGCACAGGACACTACCGGCGTGCACGACATTCACCATGTGCCACAGGAGTTCTTGGTTAAGCAGATTGACGCCTGCGTCGGCGACATTGGTGTCGATGTTGTCAAAACCG GTATGCTGGCTTCTCCTACAACGATAGGTACCGTTGTCGAGGCTCTCAAAAGGCACAAAATCCCCAGGGTGGTCGTAGACCCG GTCATGATCGCAACTAGCGGTGCGGAGCTTCTTCCCCGCgaagccgtcgccgagctgctggagggTCTCCTAAGGCTCACCACCGTCCTCACGCCCAACATCCCCGAGGCGAAGCTCATTCTTGAAGACTCGGGTTACAAGTCCATCGAAGTGAAGAACGTCAgggacctcgacgagatggcAAGGTCCGTCCAGGCGCTTGGTCCCGAGTGGGTGCTCGTCAAGGGCGGGCATGCGCCGTTTAAGGCAGACTTCACTGTGGCtgagacggaggaggagaaggctgttgttgttgacgtGCTCTACGGACAAGGAGAGTTCTTGCATATCCAGAGCCCTTATCAGAGTTCCACGAACACGCATGGAACAGGCTGCTCGCTCGCTT CTGCCATCGCGTCGAACCTCGCCAAAGGTCTTAGTGTACCTGAAGCAGCTAGGTCAGCTTGTCGATACATCGAGGCTGCGATCAAAACCGCTCCAGGCTTTGGCAAGGGACATGGACCGTTGAACCACTTCCATTCGGTTCAGACACTTCCATTTGCGCC GGGACGGTTCATTGAGTATATGCTCGCACGACCCGATGTCAAAGACGTGTGGAAAACGTTTGTTTACCACCCCTTCGTCATGGCCATGGGCGATGGCACGCTGCCTATGGATTCCTTCAAAAAATACCTCATCCAAGACTACCTCTACCTC GTCCATTTTGCCAGAGCTAATGCCCTGGCGTCGTACAAGGCCAAGAACATTGCGGATATTGCAGCT GGCGCTACCATCGTCAGTCACATCACTCGTGAGATGAGCTTGCACATCGACTACTGCAAAGATTTCGGCATCACCGTGCCTGAGATTGAGGCAACCGAAGAGCATCAAG CCTGCACGGCGTACACACGTTACGTTCTCGACGTCGGAATGAGCGAGGACTGGATCGCCCTGCAAATGGCGCTGGCCCCTTGTCTTCTCGGATACGGCGCCGTGGCCAAGCAGCTTCACGGCGACGCCAAGACCAAACGCGACGACAACACGTACTGGAAGTGGATAGAGAACTACGTTGCTGATGACTACGTTGGGGCCGTCAAGACCGGATCAG AGTTGATCGAGAGGCATGCCGTCTTACAGTCCCCGTCGAGTATCGAGCGGCTGGTCAAGATTTTCATTCATGGAACCAAG ATGGAAATTGGTTTCTGGGAGATGTTTCCTTCCCGATGA
- a CDS encoding Putative ATP-dependent RNA helicase DEAD-box, Helicase superfamily 1/2, ATP-binding protein: MSYGGGYGGGGRGGGGGYGGGGGGYGGGRDRSDRGGRDGGYGGGGFNGDSNGYGGGGGGYGGGGYGGGGGGDRMNNLGAGLRTQEWDINTMPKFEKSFYKEHDEVANRSPEDVEAFRRKHQIAIAGSDVPKPVETFDEAGFPRYVMDEVKAQGFPAPTAIQSQGWPMALSGRDVVGIAETGSGKTLTYCLPAIVHINAQPLLAPGDGPIVLILAPTRELAVQIQQEISKFGKSSRIRNTCVYGGVPKGPQIRDLSRGVEVCIATPGRLIDMLEAGKTNLRRVTYLVLDEADRMLDMGFEPQIRKIIGQIRPDRQTLMWSATWPKEVRALASDFLTDFIQVNIGSMELAANHRITQVVEVVNESEKRDRMIKHLEKMMDNKENKVLIFVGTKRVADEITRFLRQDGWPALSIHGDKQQNERDWVLDQFKTGKSPIMVATDVASRGIDVRNITHVLNYDYPNNSEDYIHRIGRTGRAGALGTAVTFFTTDNSKQARDLVNVLREAKQEIDPRLAEMTRYGGGGGGGRYGGWGRGRGGGRGGGGGHNSNNAPLGGARRW; this comes from the exons ATGTCCTACGGCGGCGGatacggcggcggcggtcgcggcggcggtggcggctacggaggaggtggtggtggctACGGCGGTGGTCGCGATCGCAGTGACAGAGGTGGTCGCGATGGCGGCtacggcggtggtggtttCAACGG TGACAGCAACGGCTacggtggtggcggtggtggttacggtggtggtggttacggcggcggcggcggcggcgaccgcATGAACAACCTTGGCGCCGGTCTTCGCACGCAAGAATGGG ACATCAACACGATGCCCAAGTTCGAGAAGTCTTTCTATAAGGAGCACGATGAGGTCGCCAACCGCAGCcccgaggatgtcgaggccTTCCGCCGCAAGCACCAGATTGCCATTGCTGGCAGCGATGTTCCCAAGCCTGTCGAGACCTTCGACGAGGCTGGATTCCCCAGATATGTCATggacgaggtcaaggcccAGGGCTTCCCCGCTCCCACCGCCATTCAATCCCAGGGTTGGCCTATGGCTCTTTCCGGTCGCGACGTCGTCGGTATTGCCGAGACTGGTTCCGGAAAGACGCTTACCTACTGCCTTCCCGCCATCGTTCACATCAACGCCCAGCCCCTCTTGGCCCCCGGCGATGGTCCCATCGTCCTGATCCTTGCTCCCACCCGTGAGCTTGCGGTCCAGATTCAGCAGGAGATTTCCAAGTTCGGCAAGTCTTCCCGCATTCGCAACACTTGTGTCTACGGTGGTGTCCCCAAGGGCCCCCAGATCCGCGACCTCTCCCGCGGTGTCGAGGTCTGCATTGCAACTCCCGGACGTCTCATCGACATGCTCGAGGCTGGCAAGACCAACTTGCGTAGAGTCACCTACCTggttctcgacgaggctgatCGCATGTTGGATATGGGTTTCGAGCCCCAAATTCGCAAGATTATCGGCCAGATTCGCCCCGACCGTCAGACCCTCATGTGGTCCGCCACTTGGCCCAAGGAGGTCCGCGCCCTTGCCTCCGACTTCCTCACCGACTTCATCCAGGTCAACATCGGCTCCATGGAGCTGGCTGCCAACCACCGCATCACCCAGGTTGTCGAGGTGGTCAACGAGAGTGAGAAGCGTGATCGCATGATCAAACACCtcgagaagatgatggacaacaaggagaacaaggttctcatcttcgtcggcaCCAAGCGTGTTGCCGACGAGATCACTCGCTTCCTTCGCCAGGATGGATGGCCCGCGCTTT CCATCCACGGTGACAAGCAGCAGAACGAGCGTGACTGGGTTCTGGACCAGTTCAAGACGGGCAAGAGCCCTATCATGGTCGCTACCGACGTCGCGTCGCGTGGTATTG ATGTTCGCAACATTACTCACGTGCTGAACTACGACTACCCCAACAACTCGGAGGACTACATCCACCGTATCGGCCGTACCGGTCGTGCTGGTGCCTTGGGTACCGCCGTTACCTTCTTCACCACTGACA ACTCCAAGCAGGCTcgcgacctcgtcaacgtcCTCAGGGAAGCCAAGCAGGAGATCGATCCTCGTCTTGCTGAGATGACCCGCtatggcggcggtggtggtggtggtcgctacggcggctggggccgtggccgcggtggtggccgtggcggtggcggtggtc ACAATTCTAACAACGCCCCCCTAGGTGGTGCCCGACGCTGGTAA